gtgggaggaggccgGAGGCTGAAGGCTGGCCTGATGTGGCCTTGGGGCCttcccctcccacagcccctccGGCATCAGGAATCACACTCGGGTGCCTGAGGCCAGGAtgctcctccctctctctttctgtgtcctcCAAAACCCAGCATCAGCCACCCCTGCCCGTCCCAGTGAGGCAGGGACTAGCACCACACACCCACCCAACACAGGGGCCCGAGTCAAGGTGTACAGGGTAGATGGTTCTTAGGGTCCTCTCTTTGTCTGTTCCCCTTGGTCTCCATCAGCCAGTGACTTGCCCCGGCCCGCTGGGGGTCCTGCTCCTCCTTCGACCACACGTTCACCCTCACCACCAGGAGCTTCCAGAAGTGCACACACAGCCTATTCCCCCTGGCTCTGGGTTTCCAAGGACACACGCCCCATGCTTTTGTTTCATCAAATTAGAACACCTTCAGCTAGTGCCGTACTTGACACAGAATTGCAAGTGAGAGGGAAATGGCTGGTACCTCTGGCCCAAGGTAAAGTGAACACACGGCCCTCTCTCACCCTCTTTCTCTGCCCAGTCACAGGGGCACCAGGAAGGATGagcatccccatttcacagcagAGGGAGCTGAGGCCAAAGGGAAACAGGCTAGCTGGTGGCAGAACTGGGGCAGAAACCTTCATCTGCCCTTCCCACCGTCTTGCCTCTACCCTATGGCTCCCAGCGGGCAACCGTCAGCCTTGTTCAAACGGAGCTCTCTGAGGTGGGGCGGGCCCTCATCCTTTCAGAAGGGACTTTTGGAGGGGACTGCTGAGCCCCCGCTGCCcgagcccctccccacccttagGTGTCATTCCCCGTCATGTCCCTCTCATTCTCCACTTACGTCCTTCTCGGCACTTACTTCAGACAGTAATAATCTCCTGTAGCTGTATGTCTACACTGCCTGCCTCCCGTTGCGAGGCTGGGAAAGGCCCAGCCGGAGCCCATGCCTAGCACCAAGAGTGTCCCAGTCAGTCTGCACTGGTCCTACATGGGCAACACTCACCAATCAGGCTTCCGGGGTGCGAGGTTGGCCAggtcctggggagggaggagacacaTGTCAGGGCTGGAAGGGCTTAGCCCCAAGGGAAGTAGAAGACAGGGGACAGAGgtaggaaaaggggagaaaagggaggaggaaggagggggctgaGGGGAAACAGGGAGGTAGAAAGGGAATAAAGAAGTGACGAGAAGGAAGGATGTGTGAAGAGAGcaggtgggaaggagaaaaggaccCACAGAAGGAGCAAGGGAGGACGGCGACACCCCCAGGCACTCACCACTTCCTCAATGATGGGCTCTGGCTTGGCGGCCTCCAGCTGCTCCTTCACCTTCTCTTCCACTAGAGGGCGCAAGACAACAACAGAGGCAGGTCGGAAAGGAGCCACCACTCTCCCAGATACGGCAAACTGCAGGCAAACTGCAGCCGCAGGTCCCTGGGAGAGTCTGGGATTTCTTGCCCCGGCTCTCCCCTTGGCCCCTAACTACCTAGAGGTGAGATCCTGCAAAGGCAGCTCTGGAGGAAGGGCTTGGGTTTCTCAGGATGAAGGCAATCCGGGGATGAAGGAGGGCCAGCAGGCGGCAGGCAGCCAGCTAGAGTAGACGGAGCCCAGACCTCTAGCCAGGAAGCATGGGTGCTTCTCTTAGTCCCAGGATCCCCAGCTGGGAAATGAGACAGTTGCCTGGATATATCCAAAGTATGGTTTTGGGAAGGGCCTTGAGGACTGGCTTTTCCCATAccctcctggggcccctgggCTCTGAGGATGTGCCCTGGGGATGGCCAGGGCACAGGTGGCTTTTCTTCCCATCCCACTCTTAGATCTGTGCTCCCAAGACCAGGGGGGCAGCCACCTCGAGGAGTCCTGCCCACGTGTACCTCCCGGCTCCACCCAGCTGCCAACAGCACAACGGGCCTCTGGGTGGCCTGACCAGGAGGGCCCTGCCCCTGTGGGGACAGATGTCAAGAACAACAAATTTGGGCTCCACGGGCTTCCTCTAACCCCCCTCACCGTTGTCCTGGGTCTCCTCATGGCCCCTCTGCCCTGCCTCACCTCCCTCCAGACACAGGTGCTGACCCTGAGACATGGGACCAGTTCCCCGTCCCTGTCCTCTGTCCTGCCTTACTCTCCCCACCATGCCACTGCCTCACCATGGTGAGGCCCAATCCATGAAGCAGATCACCTGGGAAGTGTGTGAATCTCAGGGCCGAAGGAGATGGGGAGGCAGACTGGAGTGTGGCTGAATGGGCAACACTTTACTCTTTTATAAGATAAATGTATCTATTAATTTATTActcatataattaaaaattgataaaaacaaagaataaaaaacatggCCAGGGATCTGCATGACAAGAAGCACCCCAGCATCTCCAGCGTGGATGGCTCTGGACAGGCTGCAGCTGGCCAGATGCTCCGGCTGCTGTGCTGCTCCCCACACCGTGGTGTGACTGGGCAGCCTCTGGGCCAGGCCCTTCATCCCACCAGTGAGACCACCTCTGCCCATCCTCTGTGCTCTGGCACTGCCACGCCCCAAGCTGGGCGGGTGTCTGCCTGCCCGCTACTCTCCAAGGACCTGGATGGTCAGCCCCTCTTCAGCGTCTCTCACTCTGACCCTCCAAGGGCCCGCAGCACCCATCACCCTGCCCCTGCTGTCCAAGGGCCCCAGGGCCACTTCCACTTCTCAGCCCAGAGAGGTCCTCTGAGGGGATGTGGCCTCTTCCCTCACAGGTCCCTGGAAGGCCTCCTAGGCAGGGCGTGAGCAGGGCAGAGCAGGCACGACAGGCCGCTTCAGTGCCCAGACTGCTTCTAGTTGTGCATCTGCCACGAGATGGTGACGGAGGGTCCTGGAGGCCCAACTTCCAGCCCTGGCACTGTCAGTTATTCTCCAAGAGAGGGTGACACCTGCCAAGGTGGAGGCAACCAACAGTGCCATGGAGCAGAGGTGGAGACGCAGCCCACCTACCTGCGATTGGCTTGGCCTGGGGCACCCTCCTCCTCTTCAGGTCCTCATCCTCTGGGACATAGTTCCGCAGCCTGAGTTCCCTAAAGGGCAGAGAGAACAAGCAGAGAGAAAGTAAGGTATAACACGGTCTCATTCACCTTATACGCTTGCAGGTTGGCATGTGGTGAAGCCATAGGAGCTGGCTACTTCCTGACTCTCCTCTGGTCTCTCTGGAGATGACCTGCGGAAGGGAGACAGCGCAGGAACAGAAGCTTCGTTGTGACAGGctcccttctctgagccccagcctcCTCATCTTCCAGTTAGCAGCCGGGCTGGGCGCTCTCCCAAAGCCCCACCTGCACAGTAGGTTCTCTTCAAGAGCTGGGGTCGGGGTGCACAGAGAGCATTCACTGGATGTCTCTCCAGCGTTATCTCCATTTGACAGTTACGGGAACTGGGGGTCAAAGAGACTGCACCATTTTTATAGGGTCCTACAGCAGTGGTCGCAGCATCTGAGACAAGGCAAGGTGGGACTCCAAGCCCGGGCCAGAGCTACTCCTAAAAGAGAAAGCCAGTGGTCACCCACTGGTTCCCCAAGCCCCACCTGCTCCTCAGAGCCTTCGTGCCCTGGAGCCTCAGCTACTGGTGGCAAGGGTCTGGTGTGCTGCGAGTGGCCAGCAAGGGCCGAGGGAACAGGCATGACAGTGTGCAAGGCTGGGAAAGCCACAACGCACCTGCACAGCCACGAGAAGTTCCCACACCTCGCCCCCGCGAGGGGGGTTTAAAGTCTACCAGAGCAGATCCCACGACCTCTGTGAAGCGGGAGCGGCCACAAGGAGCCAGAATGGCACACTGGGATTGACCAGCGACCGTGGTGTTGTTTTCCTCTCATCGCAGTCTCCTCGGGCAGGGCTGGCAGTACCGAGAGCTCACTGGAGGCCTCCCTGGCTCAGCAGCTCATCAAACCCCGACTCCCACACACAGCAGCCTGCCCGCAGGACGGGCCCTTGGCTAACTCCACAGGGTGGCAAAGAGAGAGTTCCTGGGGGCTGCTGCTTAATAAAGGCAAGACAGAGACACTGGGACAGACCATCTGGGCCCTGGGGGAGGCAGCAGTGGCCTCCCCAACCTGTTAGCCAGATGGGACTGGGATGTGGGTCCTCTTTCTTCCCCACTACCTCTTCTGAGCCCTCTCAGGACTGCTGGCGCCTCAGAAGTCCTGGGAACATTTTCCCAACAGGAGGCCTCCTGTGGTCTGTCATCTATGGAACCCTCTGTCTGTGCCAGGGAAATGTGTGGCTGATTTCTCCAGCCCCTGGGCCTAATGCCAGGTCACTAAGGCACTGGGAGAGAAAGTGGGGCATGATAGGTACATTGACTTTCGTTTATAacagggtggggagaaaagcGGAAGAGAAACTGGGTGTGGGAAGAAAACTGTGGGGATTagtgagaataaaaaaaaactgtcactCTCAGAAACTGGCTCCAGGGTCTTGTAAGAAATCAGAGAGAGGAGAGTCTGGTGGCAGCTGTACCCAGAGCTCACAGCAGTAACAACAGGCACCCGCACCTCCAGCACCCCCTGCTGCCCAGGCTTCAGAAGACTAGCCGGAATGAGGGCGGACACAGCAGGAGACAGGGAGGGGCCAGAAGCAACAGGAAAGAGCAGCAGCCACCCCCAGCACCCCCGGCAGCCCCGCCGGCCACTGTCCCCTGTTCTCCCCTAGAGCTGAGCACTGGTCAAGCAGTCAAGAACACCTGGGTCCCAGTCACTGTGCAATTGCCCCATTCTGGGCTCcgattttcacatctgtaaacaAGAAGGCTATGCTGGGTGTGTCGAGCTCTGTCAAGCTAGGTTCAAGTcctttcctggttcagtctgttGAGGGATAATGAAGAGACTGACCCTCACTAACGTCCAATTAactgctcctcccaccccacccccattaccACCAAATGGCAAAAGTCTCTGGAGAGGTCATGGGGCACTGGGTTCTGCTCTGGGGCCTGGCCTTTCTAACAAAGGAACAAGGTTTAATTCCCTCCTtctgcaaactttaaaaaaatctgtgtgttgGTGAATTACCACGGCAACAAGGACCTGAGGGGCTGCAATCACAGAAAGAAGGGAAGTGCAACAAGGTGAGCCTGGCTTTGGGCATTACTTTCCCCTTAAAGCATTTGTGTTTTTACAAGCAGAAGCTGAAAAGCCGAGAGACCAAGCAGAGCTTCCCGCAATCTCATGAGGCTGAAGAGACAAAAATTTGTGTTCAGTGAGAGGAAGCCTCTTCATCAGTCCTGAAAGGGTAGGTCAGGGTATCCATGCCTGCCAAAAGCTGGAATAAACTCCTTCTGGGGGAAAATAAACTATTCAAAATCCCAAATTATCTCTGGAACTTTTCATATGCAATATCCAGAATTCAACcaaagccaagagaaaaaaataaaggtaacagAAATACACTCACAGGAGATCTAGATACTGGAAtgtaatatcagaaatgaaatgtaagttaatagaaattattaaaagttcAGGAAGGTATACCACAAGATCAAGAATTTTAGCAGAGATATCTGAATTTCGGAAACTGTAAAAAtcaatcaaatggaaattctacaAGTGAAAATagaatcaaaattaataaatcaataaatgggtTCAACAGCAGTGTGGATACTGCTAAAGAAAGGATTAGTGAACTGTAAGATAAGCCAGAAAATATCCAGGCTGAGGGACAGAAgtaaaaaagttgaaaaatacagaaaataacttAAGAAACATATGGAACATGATGAAAAGatctaacatacatgtaattagAGTCccaaaaacaatatttaaagagataatgagtgaaaaatttacagaattaattaaaaacacCAAGCCATAGATTAAAGAAACTCTATGAACTCCAAAGAAAAGCATAACTAGGCAAATCACTGTCAAACTACTTAACACCAAAGACAAATTCTTAAATTAGACAAAGACACCCAAATTTCAAAGGAGAAACTGAAAATgacagctgatttttcaacagaagcCATGAAAATCGTAAGACAATGGAGAGATACATGGGAAGGGCCgaaagtaaataaaatgccaCACCAGAATTATAAAGCTAGGTTAAACAGCTTTCAAAGGAAGACTTCTCCAGATAAAGAAAAGTTGGGAAAATTAGTCATCAGAGGATCTGTTCtttaagaaatactaaagggaatGCTTTAGACTGAAGGAAAATGATCTCATATGGAAGCATGGAACTCAGGAAGGAATGAAATGCATTCCTTGAAAAGCATGAAAgagtaaatatgtgggtaaatttaaatgaatattgactgtataaaacagtaataatgaCTTGTGGGATTTCAAATATAGCAACAACAGTACACAAGACAGGAAGAGAGGCAAATGGCCTTAAAGTGTTCTGAGGTCGTGGCACTGTATGGGAAATGGTAAAATGTGACTTGTTATGACTTTGATAAGTTAAGGATGTATGTTGTATCCCTGTGGAAACCACTAAAAGGGAAAAGAGTATATTATTAGCAAGATaacaggaaggaaatggaaagattaaaaacaaaaaatccaaaagaagacGAGACTTGAGACACAACAGGAAAGCCAAGAAACAAACGGTAAGACAAGAGGGTCAGGAGGTGGGCCCAGGCTGCCGTCCTGGGGGCTTCCCCCTTCAGTGACTGGAACTGCCACAGCTCTTGGAGACTGGGTGGGATGTGACTGCACTCATCGGCAGGCACTGGCATCTGAATTCACCCTTCTGGAGGCCACTAGAGCCAAACGCTGGTTCTGCTATCCCCATTTTAGAACGAGGAAGCTGCTCGGGGGAGAGGGTACAAGAGCCTTGGCCTTCCAACAGtgtgacctgggttcaaatccagcttTGAAGCTTTTGAGACAGGATGGAAAGGGTCATGCTTTCATTGGCTTCCATATGGAAATCAAAGGTATCATTTCTCATGAGGCTGTAGGTGACACAGACTGTGGACATCAACACTGCACAGAGTGGTGTCCTGCAGAGCAAAGGTCAAATCGCCCAGGAGTGCTACCTTCCCACTCCACACTGCTGCCCCAAACCCTGAGAGCTCTCTAACTGCTAGGATGGGAATATGGCAGACTGTCCCAAAATGGGACGGTCAACCCTCCAAAGTCCAGAGAGTAACCCTTGAGTGCCGGTGGGAACGAGCAGCCCAGAAGACACACGCATGGCCTCCCAAGCCTTCTCAAAATACTGCCCAAGCAGATCGAAAGTGGTCCCCGTGTGGCCCACAGGGTGGCAGGGACGCGCCTGTTTCTGCACATTGCACATCAAGTGGCAGGGCTGGCCAGGACATACCCCAGCAGTTGAGGCCCAGCCAAAGAACAGCCTACTACCTGCCTCTCCAGTATGTCTGATCTCCATGAACTTGGCAGCACTGTTATTAGTAAGTCCAGGAGCCTGGCTTCTTATCTTACTGCTTATCTCTACAGCCCTTTCTGCTCAGCACTGGGTGTGAAATCGACCTGGACTGAAATCTTCTGGATAAGGGAAGAAGACAGATTCCAACTGCATGGGCTCTTCCTATGCCTGAGGCAATGCCCAAACACTGAGGAAATGTGAGCCATCCCCAGCTCTCCAGGAGCCAAAGGCAGAGATGGTGGAGAGAGCCAGGCCAGAGGAGAACCAGGAGCCTTTCAGACTCCCCCGGTCTAAGGCTGCAAAACAGGAGAGTCCTGTGCTAAGGTGCTCTGGAGGACACAGACATTAAGAGATCCCTCCTGGAGCTAACTCTCTCCTAGCGGGGAGAGTGCATCATGCAAACCCTGGTTATGTGCCCTTTGGCCCATATGAACAACAGAACGCCACATGACCAAAGGGACAAGGAAGATGCTTTTTATGAACTTTTGTGTAATGAATGTCAAGACGTACTGTCAAATGGACATGAGCGAGGTGAGAAACAGTAGTATGGCAGTATAGTGTGCTATCACGTGTGTAAAAACAAGCATGTGTATGGGGGGGGGATATATCAGAATATTTGAATATCTGTGCACAGTTCACCTCTGAAAGGAGCCAAGCAGCTGGCCCTCAAGGTGGTCTTGCAACTAGGAGGCTGGGAgtaaaggaagatttttttcccctgtgtgtcTTTTAACACCTTTTGCATTATGAACCATGAATCCTTTAcatactcaaaaaataaaataaaaaatatataaaatacataaagatacACCCAGATATTACACGGATCATTATATAACCACTGAAAATAATGTCTGCAAAGGATTGTTCTGAACATATAACAGAAATTTAACAGATAGAAAACAACAACCAAACGTtgacaatgagggacttccctggtggcacagtggttaagaatccacctgccagtgcaggggacatgggttcgagccctggtctgggaagatcccacatgctgcggagcaactaagcccgtgcgccacaactactgagcctgtgctctagagcccgtgagccacgactactgggcccatgtgccacaactagtgaagcccgcacgcctagagcctgtgctccgcaatgaagagaagccactgcgatgagaagccgcgcaccacaacgaggagtagcccccactcgctgcagctagagaaagcctgcacgcagcaacaaagacccaatgcagccaaaaataaaattaattaattaattttttaaaaagttgacaaTGATTATCTAAGAGTGATTTTTCACTTGGTTATTTTGAATGTGCCAAGCGCTAGTTAAGTCAGGCCCCTGCCCAGCTGGAGCTGCCATCGCATCTGAGCCGCGTGGTCTGCACCCACTCTCACCCAAGACTCTACAGAGCCCAGCCCAGCTTCTCTAAATTTACaggctgaggggcttccctggtggcacagtggttgggaatccgcctgccaatgcaggggacatgggttcaagccctggtccgggaagatcccacatgctgcagagcaactaagcccgtgcaccacaactactgagcctgcgctctagagcccacgagccacaactactgggcccacatgcgcctagagcctgtgctccgccaacaagagaagccaccgcaatgagaagcccgcgcaccgcaacgaagagtagcccccacttgccacaatcaGAGAAAAGCCCgtacgccgcaacgaagacccaatgcagccacaaacaataaatacataaaataaaataaataaatttttaaataaataaataaataaacttacagGCTTAGCTTTGCCCCCAATCCACCTGAAAATGCATAGCTGCTGGGCACTTAAAGAAGTAGAAACAGCTGATATGCCAAAACTCAAGGACTGAAAAATTAATTATGGCACTCTCAAAGAAATACAAGGCAGCCACTGAGAATTTTATAGAAGCATATTTATCAAAAGATGATCAAGATATGGTATGTGAAAAAGGTTACAAAACAGAAGGATATTCACAGATACAGGCTAATAGGATTTACTAAATTTCCGACAATTGAAAACGTCTTTAAGTACTTTCAAtaccaatttaaatttaaaaagaggcgTGGAGTAAAGGTTTATGGCAGCTAAGCTGAATCCCAAAGGGCCCACAAGATGAGAACTGAAGTGGCCACACTGGCTGTCGGGGCCCAGGCGGTGGCAGGGCCCGGAGCCTGCACAGTTCACTGCCCCCCACTCTCCTGGGGCCCGATCTATCCCTCAGACCACTCTGGGGGCCGCCCTGGGCTGCAGAATGCCGGCTGCAGGCTGCACAAGAGAAACACTCTCTCTCCACCGCATGGCTGTCGGCAGCCCTGATGtccacccctccagccccagccaagaGGACACATGGGACAAAGGCCGCAGCACTAAGAGTGAAGGCGGTGCAACGGAACCAGGCCTGGCCTGCCTGGGAGCTCGCACGCAGAGGACGGGAAGGGCTCCGTGTCCCCATCTGTGACACGACAGCTGGATGAGCTCAGCTGTTCTCCACCCTGCCTGCACACCAGACAGGGATGGTGGAGGGGTCCCAGTGTCGCTCCCCTCCCTCTCAGCTGGGAGATCTTAGACGAGTCACTTCACTTGTGTGAACTGTGGTTTCCTCACCTCACGGTGGACCACAACCTTCCCCCAGAACAGGTTTAATGAGAAGGGCTTTCGAGGCACTGGAGATCACAACATACAAGATGAAGACTGTTTTCCATGTAGAAAGGCCCCAGCCGTGCTCCCACTCTCCCCCTACATGAAGGGAAGCACCTGGCCCGGTCACACATCCAGTCGGCTTCCCAGGACACCACATTCCTTACACCAGTTCTCTCTTGATTCACTCTTCCACATTCCTGTGCCTAGTCCCGAGCAACAGGATCAGGAAAAACAGGGCGGCCGCAGGTCTCTGTGCTGCTGCCTCAGCAGGAGTCACGGAGCCACAGCCCAGCCCCTCTATCCAGGGCCGGGACATTCCGGCCTGGAGCGGGAGTGAGGTAACTCAGCAAGTGGGGGCAGGGGCCGCTCTGAGCATCACCGCGAGAGCAGAGCAATGTCTGCCGAATCAAGCTGACGTCATGGGTCTGCAAGCACACCCTGGTGCAAAGCCACCATCCTGGGGACCCAACCGGCAGGTGAGAGAAGGCCTGGCATTTGCCAGCCTAAAGGGCTTGGGTACTGGGACAAGGCTGGGCCGGGCCTCAGCTGGGGTGGGACCTTTCTCCACATGGAGTTGGAGAACCGGTTTTCCATCCCTGAGGAAGGAAGGTTCGTGGCCTAGTTCCTTCTCTGGTACGTGACGCTCACCCAGGGTGTCCCTGAATGGTGACGGCTCTGGCTGGGTGCAGACCTCAATCCTAAGCCAAGGGGAGGTGACGGCTGTGGGAGCTGAGGGTTTGGGGCTTGCTTGTTCAGGCACTTAAGACACGCTCCCCCGCTCCATGCCCAACAGAGTGTGCAACACcggccctctcctcccacctggcAGGGTGGCCACGACTGTTGGCCACAAACCCTACCCTAGACATACCTCCACGGCATACACCAGCCAACCTGCCATCAGGAGAAGTGACTGAGGGCTtacaaaaaacaacagcaactgACATAAATGCCCCTTTTTGTGGCCAGGTTTCCAGGGCTGCCGTATCACATCTTATCTAGGCAGCAAGCAGGGGGCTGTGTTAGAGGTGAGTCATGGGCGCCCCTGCAGTTAACCATGAGGGAAGGTTGGCTGGGAGAGGGCAAATCCAGACCAGAGGAGAAGCAGGGGTCCTTCTGGGGGTGGGAACTTGTCTTTCCTTCCCACAGAGCCTGGCCTACGCTAGTCGACCTTTGGAGGACTGACTCCCACTCAACGGGGATTTGGTTGTAGGGGAATGCGGTAGGATTTACCCTGAAGAgggtaataaaaaaataaaaaatttttaaaggaattctgaTCCATAGATTCCATGCAATACCAATCAAAACTCCagcaaacttttatttatttattttttattttattcttttttgtattcgtTTATCTTTACTTTTAATAAGTAGGCAACAATACAAACACGTACACTTGAATGATGCCTACGTTCTGAAATTTTAAGAGGAACTGACATGAGACAGTCCATCCCTTCCACACTCCTTGAAATACCCATGCACGGGGCCACTAAGGAATGGGTTAGGATGAAGGCAGGGGCACCGTCTCCGGAAAGccaccccttcctctcctggTTTCCACAACACATCATTGACCTCCTCTGTCACTCTTTACTCTCAGTCACCTTTAGCAagcttttaaaatagatattaacaagctgattctaaaatttataaggaaagcCAAAGGAACTAAAACAGCCACGACTCTAAAAAGTTCTCCTTGGACAGATGGGTAGGAGCACGGGCAGAGAGGAAGGTGGGTGATTCCCCAGCATGGCTGGTGAGGGGTGAGGTCCTGGGGTGCCTGCCTCCAATCCTGCTGGATTTTCCCATTTCCTCAGCCACAACCCCTGGCCCCGCACTGTATCTGGTTAGACAACTGAATCTGCAAAATGACCCAAGGCTCCAGCCAGTAATCAAAAACCTAAGAACAAACCAGAAGAAAACCAAAGGGTGTCTCAGCAGTTACCACAGAATGGGGGAAACTGTGCAGGCACCCACCCCCAAGCCCCCAAGTCTGCAGTCACTTGGCAAAAGAGCTATGACCTGGCCTTCGTCTCTGTCACCAGAGAGGGCCGCATGCTGCGCTGGGGGGGCCAAGGCCCAACAAGACACCACAGAGCCCAGTGCTAGGGTGACAAGGGTCCCTGCACCACCACTGGGCATCACCAGCCTCTCAGCACAGAGCTGTCGCCTTCTGTGATAACAAGTGAGATGGCAAGGACCctgcagggctgctgtgaggaagGCGTGAACACACTTTGTGAAGTGTTAAgtcacacatgcacagacacacacgaGCCCCTGTGGACTTGAAAAACCCCTATCTCATCTGAGATCAGCTCCTGAATAAGAAGGCAGAGATGAGGGGCCTGCACCTGGGGAGGGTTCCACTCACACTGGTGAAGGAAACAGCAGGCTGTGGCATCAGGAAGGCCTGCTTCCGAGTGCTGGTCCAGCCTCCTCTGGGGagcacccctccccacctgctgcACCCCCTCAAAGCACAGCCCACCGAGATAAGCTTTCTCAGGGCATCAAGATCTACTCCCCCAAGTGAGCAGGCGCCCAGGCTGCTGGCTCAGACAGAGCTTTACACACCAGGGAGAGTCTGGACCTGATTCTGCAGGTGCTGTAGAACCATGTCACCCAAAGTGTTTTAGGACAAGAGTGAGGGGACATAATATGAGGGTCTGGAATAAAAGGCTGGTGGCTAAGAGTCAGAAAGCCAGTGGGGGAAAGGGTGCAGAGAAGGTTCCAACTGTAAGACTGTCCTGTCTGAACAAGGCAGCCATGAGGTGGAGAGGAAGGAATGGGGTAGAGactgaatgcagagttgggaGGATGTGCAAGCCAACAGGTACTGGAGGAGAGCGCAGGGCAGAGAGCTGCGTGTGGGGCATTACCTGTGCTTCtcgccttcctcctccccttctctgagCTGCTTGGTCTTTGGCTCCCCATCTTCCTTGTCCtgcaaaggaagggagaaaaccaGCTGCTCAAATGAACACTCCTCCTTCCAGGAGCCAGACAGCCTGGCCAGGATCAGCTTGGCATTCCAGCCTCCAAGCGGGGCACATGCCTGCTGCAACCGACGGGGCACAACGCTGGAGCCGCGATTCCCACCCCTCAACTCCCTCAGCAGAATTTAAAACCCAtgaccctgggcttccctggtagcgcagtggttgagaatccgcctgccaatgcaggggacacgggttcgagccctggtctgggaagatcccacatgatgcggagcaactaagcctctgcgccacaactactaagcccacgagccacaactgctgaag
This is a stretch of genomic DNA from Balaenoptera musculus isolate JJ_BM4_2016_0621 chromosome 11, mBalMus1.pri.v3, whole genome shotgun sequence. It encodes these proteins:
- the CCDC12 gene encoding coiled-coil domain-containing protein 12 isoform X1; this encodes MSAGKMAAAAAGVGRLEEEALRRKERLKALREKTGRKDKEDGEPKTKQLREGEEEGEKHRELRLRNYVPEDEDLKRRRVPQAKPIAAGDPGTKRSTHASWLEVWAPSTLAGCLPPAGPPSSPDCLHPEKPKPFLQSCLCRISPLVEEKVKEQLEAAKPEPIIEEVDLANLAPRKPDWDLKRDVAKKLEKLEKRTQRAIAELIRERLKGQEDNLASAVAATTTEQEAGDSD